The sequence AGATAAAGAAAGGGAaggagaaaaatcaaaagaacgTTATGACTTAACAGATTCgatcttcttttttgttcctTCTTTGATTCAAAAAAACCAAGAAGAGCAAGATGGAGAGAGcacaaaagagagagagaccatgaaattttgttGAACTGGGGGAGCCAAAAATGTATGTTTGTGTTGTGTGTGAGATAAAAAAGTGTAAAAGTGTTTTAACCTGGTCACAACTTTCTACATAAAAGACTAGCTTATCCCAACTTTCCATCCTCTCAACAACCTCAACCCTAGCTGAAAATTTCAGTTGTTTTTAATGGGCAAAATTTCGTCCAGAACGCTCCCAAAAATCAGCCAATATCTCATTTTGAACACACAAGGTCAAATTGGGTAATGGGCTTGATCCAAAGTGAACTAACCTCTCATAGATCAAGCCCGTGTCAATGGACCTAAATttgaatccaatttaattttaagtctATCACTTTAAATCCTTTATTCCGATTAAAGACCCAAGCTACtctctcatttaatttttaaatccaatcaatatattaaatcaagcccactaaattaagtcaattaatttaaaaggtcTAAAAcctaaaattaactaattcaattaatgattttttggaaaaatccAACCCATAGATTGATacataaatgatccaatcatttattttttctccaagaaattaacttaattcaatcaaattaagcTCTATCttctagaattaatttcaaattaattccatcataATCTGGTGATTAGGGTGTGATTCTTTatgttcaccctcagctaaaCTTGAGCGTGCTTgaccaacataattaattaaatctaatttaattaattatttctgatTATCCTATAACCAGAAATAACCTATTCCATGGGTGATCttctagcaacagtccatgatactagagactaggtgaattatgtgtgaatatttaggctctgAGTTTCTACGAGTACGTTCCTACTGTGAACCATCTCTCGGtcttagtttagggcatgaaattgggcgcGGGTTTGCATCCTtaactaggcatctatgcttcaTACTCGAGATGTGTTTACTCTACTGATCATCGTAGGAAATCCTTCCCACTTAATCTATCgctacaataaaaaatttcaagagcTAAACATTTTAGAGTGCATAGGAGATCTCGCTGTCACAATACTGACAAGAGACAAATTCTTTCTTAGAATCCACCGTCCTCTTAGTAGACAAGGTTTATGATGATTATATTTCATGATACAATCATCCTCGCCAAATCCAAGAGACAGTCTTCATATGCGCGCGATTGCtatgatttctcaagttcgaggactaatcctgtactatcgaAACTATGAATactagtcataccgaccatGCCCttaaggctttcatatgacgattttcgcgagtcagttcaaccAGTTGACTAACTTACCAAGTAATCCActaaaaaatcacataaacgACCTACGTCTTCTATCGAAGAAACACGATTGCAAtacttaatgcaagtctctataggactctcaatgccttatctcgaggtcctcgattTGGATCAAACTGATCCTTAAAAGTTGGTTTTATAGCTGTCAAACTTATGCGCAACCTAACTCCACGGGTTTAACTTTTTAGTCTGTGGGCATTTTGTTGTAACATTGGAACACTGTTCAACATAAGTGGTAAGCACAATAAAACATAATGCCAGTTTGACGAActcttaccatattcatcaattaaatattattttgataaagattGTTAAATAAACAACCAGtctggtcacctattccaacaatatATTGAGAGAGAGACTATTTGGAGAGCCTATATATTGGGAGAGTGTTGTGATCAACTCATTGATATCACATTTGCGTTTCTATATCTCTTTGATCATAACCATGTACTCTATTTATAGTTGTAttcaatcatatatttaagAGGAGTCCATATCCAAATATACATTTGAGGACTACAAATCTATTTTAGATAGGGTTTATATTAGAGGAGTCCCAATCCCAATATTAAGTTGGAAGgcttgatttttctttccctggtaaaaaatatttctgagCAGTATTACAGTGGACCCTCACCCAATTGGTGCGCGATCAGCGCTAACTCAGCTACCACTCTCCCTCGCCAGAGATGgtattgataaattagttatcttttattattcaaataaaataattaggtatatcttttaaaatatatcagaTTACgaattaaaatgtaaaatatgcTTTTTCTAGGttgtacttttatattttttatattgtattttttaatttacaagaaaataaaaaatatatgataaagaaattatattatatatagccatttttagaatttatgtACATAAGTGTTCTTGTATCTCTTATCTTCTTTGTATGGCAATTTGTGTCAGAAGGAGCTATGCACAGTGCGGTTTAGcccagaaaagaaagaagaaagatgtaAGAAAATGAgtcaaagaaaagaaaatgataaggagcgttttgataattttataatttttcgtaTTCAATGAATTTGGTCAACccacataattaatttcaatcaaaataaaataatatctaatccaaacatattgttaattctcacacctatatactTCGGTCTAGAaataactaatccaaacatattctcagttctcgcacaaaaaccaataaagcatttctatataaataaaattgatggaaactgaaattgaaaatgaaaacacaatcAAATGGGCACTAAGTATTTGTTAGCACGAATTGATGATTTGCTGGATTAGCTGAAGGGAGCTACAACATTTTTAAAGATTGATCTCAGGTTTGGGTATTGGTAGTTGAGGATAACAAAGAAAGATATACCAAAAATAACTTTTCATACTCGTTGTGGTGATTATAAGTTTTTGGTGATGCTATTTGGGTTACCAAATGCACCAGCGACGTTCATGGTGTTGATGAATCGTACATTCCAAGAGTATTTGGATTAGtttgttattgtttttatagACATCTTAGTGTATTCGAGAAATAGGGAGGAGCATAATGTTATAGATTCGGAAAGAGAATTAAGCAAATATGAATTCTGGGTAAATGAGGCAGTTATTCTTGGGGCATATGATACCTGGTGATGAGTTATGTCAGACCCTTCAAAAGTAAAAGCTATTACGGAACAGAGAGTTCTGAAGAATGTGACTAAAGTCAGAAGTTTCTTGGGGTTAGCAGGGTATTATAGGAGATTTGTTGAGGGTTTTTTCATAATTGCTGGTCCTTTTTCAGTCGAGTGAACAATGCCAACAAAGCtttgatgagttgaagaaaAGATTGCCCTCaattccaattttagttttaccTTCTGGTAGCGGAAGTTATGTGGTGTATACAGATGCCTCTATATAGGTTAGGGATGTGTTTTGATGTAGAACGGAAAGGTAATTGCTTATGCATCTCGCCAGCTGAGGATTCATGAGATAAATTATCCCATGTATGATTTGGTGTTAGTAGCAATTGTGCATGCCTTGAAGATTGGAGACACCATCTGTTTGGACAAAAGATTCATATCTTCACTAACCATAAGATTTTTCGAAACATATTTTAGCACAGGAGGAGTTGAATTTGAGACAAAGGAGATGGATAAAACTGTTGAAGGATTATGACTGCACTTTTGATTACCATTCGAGGAAGGCAAATGTAGTAGCAGATGCCTTGAATAGAAAGAGTTCGTCCACTTTAGCTAATTTTGGGAGTCAAAATCAGATATTGCCATTAGAAATGAGATCTATGAATACGAAATTGGAGGTTGATCAAGTAGCAGTCTGTTGCCAACCTTGCAGCTTAAACCGAACTTTGtggatcaaattaaaaaagcacaaactcaaaattttttcttattgcGAATCCTGGAAAGAATGAAATTGACTAAGAAACCAAATTTGTCGACAAGGGCTGATGGAGTGATAGTGAATGGGGAGTGAGTTCGTGTGCCTAACATAGATGGATAGGAGGGGAGACTTTGCGGGAAACTCATAATTCACCATATGCAATGCATCCTGATACTGTTAAGatgtatcaaaatttaagaCCTTACTATTGGTTGTAGATAAGAACGATGTGGCAGAAGTTGTGGCCAAATGTATAATATGTTGGTAggtaaaaacaaaacattagGCTCCTGCAGGTAAACATCAACCTTTATTAATACCAgaatagaaatagaaaaagatcACTATGGATCTTCTCGTAGGGTTGCACATATACTCAGGAAGCATGATGCTACTTGAGTAATTGTGGATAGATTGACAAAATTAGCTCATATTTTGCCAGTACGATTAGGTGATTCTCAAGAAAGGTTAGTTGAGTTGTACATTTCTTGAATCGTGAGATTACAAGTGTGCCGATGTCTATTGTATCTGACAGAGATCCTCAATTAACCTCATATTTGTGAAAAAGCTTACATTTAATGAATGCAATATTCAATGTAAGTCTTTATAGGACTTTCGATGTCCAGTCTCAAGATTATCAACTTGTAACGTTTCAAACTAACCTTCAAAAGAGAGTTTTATAGCCACCATTTAATGCACAGCCCAACCACATGAGTTATCTAAGTCTATGGACACCTATTATGACGTTAATGCGATGTTTAACACAAtcggtaagcacaacagaccCATATGTCAAGGATGAATATTTACCATATTCATCAGGACaatattactttaataaaGATTGATACATAGTTCTCAAAACCGTCAATTCAATTGGCTTTAtgatcacctattctaataGGTACTTCCATCGATCGTCTCCCAATCTTAATCTAGGATATGAAATTGTGCGTCAGTTCTCATTCTTGATTGGACAATTATGCTTCATACTCTAGATGCATTTTACTGTATTGCTCCGACCTATGGAACCTTAGCTACTCAATCAATCGCTTTAGCTAAAAACTTAAAGAGTCAAAACCATCTCAGAGTGCATAAGAGGCATTTTGtcaaatattcttgaaatcCATTATCTtcactacatactccgactgctTTAAACAAATcttataatgaccatatcAAAAGACACGATCACTTTTCGTCAAATCCAAAATACAGTCCTCTTATGCATTCGATTGtaatgattcctcaagttcgaGGACTAATCccatattattataatcaagAATTCCAGTCATATCGACCAAGCCTTCAAGGATTTTCATACGACGATGCTCGCGAGTCAATTCAGTTAGCTACCTTGCCAACCAACCcactaaaattacagaaacaatCTACATCTCCCACTAATGAAACACAACACCACAAAACATAGTGCATGTTTCTATGGCACTCTCGATACCCTGTCTTAAGGTTCTCGACTTAGAACATTTCAAATTGGCTCTCATAAATTGGTCTCATAGCTGCCAATCTATATGCTGCCCAACTCTACGGGTTTAACCATGCGATTTGTGtgtatttgttgtgatgttataataccatttaaaataagcagtaagcacaacaaacgcCTATgccataaataaatacttacaCTATTCATCAGaacaatataacaataaagaTTGTTAACTtacaaatataacaataaaatccatattcattatattatataattatttacccaaaaaaacaaaatttcctaaattctttattaatcATAAGGATAATTAAACCGTCTCCCTTgatatttggtgtaattacacgtaatttttttgtgatttgataaattatatttagtatccataacatttatttccttttaacaaattaataattcattagttaatatttatcgattttactgatattaataaaaaaaattatcaattaacttattattgatatataataattaaacaattttttttaattaaattatttttataagaatgAAACTATACATTCTCACGTGTAGCAGCCAGTAGGGTGTGAAGATTTATAGAGGCCCTATTTAATTGCGGTTCGTAAACTGGGCCTAATTTGATAGATGGGCTGGGTCGTGTGTAGCTGGGAATACGGAAATCTTGACCAGACCCATGAATGATTTATGAGGAGTCGCGTGAGCGGCCACTGGAATTTGCATCAGAACTTACAGTGTAGGAAGGACTCTTCGGGAGAGAAGACGACAATCGCTATGCTTATGGAGCAGTCATCGGCAGTAGATCTCGACTGGCTTCTTCAATCGCATGGGGAAATTATTTCCGATGAGAACTCCCCTGATCGCCACTACCGCACGGTCGACGAAATCCTCCTCAACTACTCTTCCTCCTCTCCTTCTCCTCCTTcttccccctccacttcctaCTCTGCTCACCAGCACTCGCGTCTAATCCTGAAAGACGACGAATACGTTTCAACTGGTGTTCGTAGTTCTAGAAACCAGAGATGGCCGCATTCACACTCGAGTGCGTTAGTTGAGTCCGATAAGTACAGTTCAGCTGCTGGTCCTGCCAGCAATAACAATAGAACTAAGTCAATGGGTAGGGTGTTGCCGCAATTATTCGGTACGGGGGCGATCCGATCCAATGCTAAGCCGGGGGCTGCGCTGGCTGCAGCGGCCGCCCCCCCCCGGGCAAATTCCACACCCNNNNNNNNNNNNNNNNNNNNNNNNNNNNNNNNNNNNNNNNNNNNNNNNNNNNNNNNNNNNNNNNNNNNNNNNNNNNNNNNNNNNNNNNNNNNNNNNNNNNNNNNNNNNNNNNNNNNNNNNNNNNNNNNNNNNNNNNNNNNNNNNNNNNNNNNNNNNNNNNNNNNNNNNNNNNNNNNNNNNNNNNNNNNNNNNNNNNNNNNNNNNNNCTCGGTCAATTACAACGCCCCACGCCACCGCCATCAAATTAAGAAGAGCTACCACCGGTGTTCTTAAGAAGTCGGTCTCTGAAACTACAGAAAAAATTGCCGCTAGTGATGATTCGTCATTGTCGCCATCAGCTGTGGCTTCCAGAGTTTCTGAGAACGGGTCTGATGCTGGCGCTTATTTGGAGAGCTTGGATTATTCGGCCACTCAGGGCAACAAGTctcatgaagaagaagaggttAAGTTGGAGCAATTTCTTATGGGAAATACCAATGTAGACTCCCCAAAAACAGATGCTGGTGGGGGATATTCTGCTGGAGATAGGGTTCAGGAGAATTTTGATAAGGTTGCTGAAGATGCAACCAACTGCAAGACTCTAAGCGAGGCAGCAGATGTCAATGGAAAATCAAGGGTCGATGAGGACGATGAATGCAAAATGCCAACTTCTGAAAGCCAGAAGGCTTCTCCTATTGAAAACGAAAAGGATTTAGCCTTGGACAAAGTTAATCTCAATGAGCAAGTCTTCTATCCCTtgttggataaaaatattgaggaATATCCTGAAGTCTATCCTGCTGATGAATCAGGTAAAAATGATAAGAAGGTTGGACCTACAACAATTCTGATTGATAATGACCATAAGGAAGATCTAACTGGTGGAGAAGAAACAAGTGATTTTGGGAATGTAGTGGCTGAAACAGGGGATGGTGATGCTGCTAGTACGCTAAGTGTTGTTGCTGATATGCTTGGGGACTTGGCTTTAACGCCTGAAAAGAAGGTGGACCATACAAATTTGCAGCAGAATTCTCATCCTTCTTTAAAGCCACTTGAATTGGCTgaagaaattgagaagaagcAAGCATTTACGGGTTTGCACTATGAAGAGGGTGCAGCTGCACAACCAATGAGGCTTGAGGGTGTACCAAGGGGTTCTACTGTGTTAGGCTACTTCGATGCCGATCCCAATAATGCTATCACCCAGACCATCTCATCGCAAGCTTTCCGTCGAGAGCATGGGTCCCCTCAAGTTGTGGCTGTACATTTAAACTATATCGCAATTGGAATGTCAAGAGGGTCGATCTTTGTTCAGCCTAGCAAGTATACTGCTCATCAAGTTGACATCATGGATGGAAAGGTTCAGTATTCTACTTAATTGTCACTGCCTGTTTAAGGTCACTGGTTTCAAATTGGACATGTATTTCACTGAGATAACTGATAAAAACACTTTTTGGTGTTGCCAATATTCAAagttattacattatttaccCATCTCTTGAAGGGTGTTTAGCATCACCAGTACATGGgtatattttgttgtagttgcttgtaagttttatttcttcaactaggagtttcatattattatattgacCTGTGTTGCCTACTGAATGGTGCAAATGAATGCGCTTTCAGATGATGTCACTTGGATTACAAGGGGATAGAACTCATGTCCCTGTAACTTCCATGTGCTTTAATCAGCAAGGAGACCTACTCTTTGCAGGATATGGTGATGGGCATTACACTGTCTGGGATGTTCAGAAGGCCTCAGCACTTAAAGTTATCACTGAACATAAAGCTCCAGTGGTTCACATGTTATATCTGGGCCAAGATACTCAGGTTACTCGACAGTTTAATGTGGTTAGTGGCGACAGCAAGGGTGTGGTCAAGTTGATTCGGTTTTCAGTGGTTCCATGGCTCAATAGGATATCCTATACAAAATCAATGGTAGAGATTGATGCTTGATaaggaatttgttaatatgCGTTATCAGCTTCCTAGAACTGATCTATTTAAGTTAATGTTTGGAACAGAAACTTTTAGATGAAACTACTAGCCGAGTAGTATGTGCATCTCCATTGCTCTATGGTGAAGGTCATGCAGGTGCAATGATTTCATCACAGAGTAGCAGTGCCCTGACTACTACTAGTATTAGTAGCATGATGGGAACCATGGTTGATGAAGGTGTTGTCATATTCATTACCCATCAATCTGCTCTAGTGGTATGAGTTCTTTTCCTTCACTTTATCCTATATTACTGTTGGTTATATGCTTCAAATTGGCTCTGTTTATATCTTTATCTTTATGATATCATATCCTATGTAGGCAAAAGTTAGTCCCACTGTAGAAGTGTATGCTCACATTCCCAGACCTGATGGCGTGAGGGAGGGTGCCATGCCGTATGCGACATGGAGATGTATGTCACAGTCACTTGGTTCTTCCTCTGGTATGTATGagtaaaatttaatgttttttagCTGCTGATGGTTTCAACATGTTAATTTCAGCTTTTTTCTCCCAGAAAATGCACTTGTTGAGACATCAGATAAAGTTTCACTGCTTGCCGTTGCTTGGGATCGGGAAGTTCAGGTTGCTAAGCTTTTGAAGTCGGAGTTAAAAGTACTCGAGAAGTGGACTCTTGAATATGCTGCAATTGGTCTGGCGTGGTTGGGAGATGAGGTTTGACTTATACGACTTTTCTAATCCTTGTCATACAAATTTACTGAGTCTGATCAGAAAATTATCATGGTTTTTCTTGCATCGCCCAGATGTTGGCAGTCCTCACTTTGACAGCTCAACTTTATTTGTTTGCAAAAGATGGAAGTTTGATTCAGCAAATGAGCTTTTCTTTTGATGGATTTCGAGGGGATGATCTCATTTCCTATcacatatattttactaatgcTTTTGGAAATCCTGAGAAAGCTTATCATAACAGTGTTGCTGTTAGGGGTTCTACAATATACGTACTTGGACCAGACCATCTTGTTGTTTCCCGCCTTCTTTCCTGGAAGGAACGGATTGAAGTGCTGCGAAAAGCAGGTGACTGGATGGGTGCCTTGAACATGGCTATGACACTTTATGATGGTGCGTCACCTGGTGTTATAGACCTTCCCAAGAACTTGGATGACATACAAAGAATTGTTATGCCCTATCTTGTGGAGTTGCTACAGTCATATGTTAGCGAAGTATTTTCCTACATATCAGTTGCACGTAACAACCAAAACGGAGAGCTGGATCAATCCGATGAGAATAAGGAGCAATACACCCGTGTTGGTGGTGTTGCAATTGAATTTTGTGTGCATATCAGGAGAACCGACATCCTCTTTGATGATATTCTGTCTAAATTTGATGATGCTCACCATAAAGGTGCTTCACTATTTCTTCTCTGGTATTATTGGAGTTGAGACAAACTGTTAGTaagattacataatattttttcttaatgtaGTTGGTCTAGCTATTATTGCAGTCAATTGTCAGCATTGGGACATTATTGTCATCCCAAGTGGTGATTTTTAATCCGAGAATAGATGTTTGAATTCTATCATTCATAAatactttcttttcttattctaGAGACATTCTTGGAGCTTTTGGAAccatatattttgaaagatatGTTGGGATCTCTTCCACCTGCGGTATCCTGATCCTCAACTTTTATACTCTATTCATTTGCATACTAGCACTGTCATCATTTTAGTAATTGATATGTTTTGAAGATCATGCAAGCATTGGTGGAGCATTATAGTAAGCGAGGTTGGTTGCAGCGAATTGAACAGTGTGTCCTCCACATGGACATTTTGTCCTTGGATTTTAATCAGGTAACATATAGTAGCTTCACAGATTTAGCAGATTGTTTCATTAGTAAAGTGGCAATGCTCTCTTGCAACTGCCAGTAGGAAAGTTTCACTTGCATAATTCTTCATGCTTGAAATGTTTGatgaaactatttttattcttttaataatggAACTGgtaatatcttataattgtACCATAGGTTGTTCGCTTATGCAGGGAACACAGGTTGCATTGCGCGctgatatatttgtttaacaaaGGCCTAGATGATTTTAGGACGCCTCTTGAGGAGCTCCTGGTTGTACTACGAAATAGCATAAGAGAAAATGCTACTTGCCTTGGGTAATTCTTTgtgatttgtaatttataattgtatctTCTGGGAGTAGTTAAGGGCCTCCGGCTGCttgtttatttgttatatttatagaaaattatccTATTGATGTATCAAAATCTACCTTGGAAAACACTTTGATATGCTTTCCCCcttcttctctttctattACCGTGTCAAAATAATGATATTGTGACCTATGGGAGCAGGTACCGGGTGCTCGTTTACCTCAAGTATTGCTTCAAGGGTCTTGCTTTTCCTCCAGGTTTGGCTTCAACTGATGGTCTGAGTGTCTTTCCTTTTGGACTTTCCTGTAAACCTTTCTTTGTAggtcaaaaaatgaaaaaggagaTAACTAAATTTGGAGAGGGATATGATAAAGTAAAAGCAACCAGTGGTTGACTTGTTAAACTGTTATGAAGAGCAAAAGTCTTATGATATTGGGCAGTcaatttagtttatttgaaaTGTCTCTGTTCTTTATTCTTGATCAGCGGTGGTAGACATGATGTATGAAAACTAAAATGTTTCAGAAGCAAAAATTTCTGAGTATTCAGTTGTCTCTAATTTGCAGGACGAGGAAATCTTTCTCCCGCACGGCTACCCTCTCTTAAAAAAGAGCTTTTGCATTTTCTGTTAGAGGATTCCAGTGCTCCAAATTCATGGGCCGTTACAATATTACCTCCAAATCGAGCCTATGCCAACCTGCTTCATCTTTTAGAATTGGATACTGAAGCCACTCTGGAGGTCTTAAAATGTGCTTTTACAGATGTTGAACTTCCTAAATCAACTCATTCTTTCCAGGAATCAACCAATTTCAATGTGGAGTCAGCTGAAAGTCAAAAATTGGTTCAAAAAGTTGTGGATATTCTTTCTGATATTCTTGATGCAAGTTACTTCCGAGCTGGCAGTCCAATCTGCAGTAATGATATTGATTTGGTGGAACTTTGGCCTTCAAAGAAAGATGTAGGTCacatgtttgattttattgcttACTATATAGCACATGAACAAGCTAAAGTCCCTAGAGATATCCTAAGTCAAATATTGGAGTACTTGACATCAGAGATCAATCTCTCAGATACTGTGTCAGGGACGACAATTGAAGTCTtcaaaaggagagagagacaaCTGTTGTCACTGCTACAAGTAGTGCCTGAAACTGACTGGGATGCtccttatttattatatttgtctgAGAAGGCTCAGTTTCATCaggtattttaaattttgcatgTTATATTGCTCGCCATTTGTTAGTTGAAACCAAAAGTAGGAGCCAGTAGGTGGGGAAGTGAAATAGAGTACAAATCCCTATGCATTTACCATCTGTTCGATAATGAATGGGGGAGCAGGAAGAATGATAGTCCAGTGACAAACATGTAGTTGTGTTTATTGTTTCTCTCCTGAATACAGAAACTAGGGAAGGTTTCCCTTCCATCTGATTCTTTCTTGGTTTTCCTTAGATTTTTCCTGTTATCAAAGACCATAAGTTAGAAACTATGTTGCCTTTGTTTTTActcataaattacatatttcacTTTCTACTTTGTGAAAACACACCTTATTTGTTCTAGATATTCCTCAATGGTAAAAATGGGTCTTTGACTATTCGCCTGATGCAGCTCCGCACATCTTATTTGCTTATGTAGGTTTGTGGCCACATCCATGCCATCAGGCATCAATATGTTGCTGCTTTGGACAGTTACATGAAAGCAACTCATGAGCCAATAtatgcattttcatttattcatGATATGCTAAGGCGACTTAGTAATGGAGAATTTGATGCTTTTGAATCTGCTGTTATTTCTCGCATTCCAGATCTTTTTAAGCTGAGCAGGTAACGGTTTGGGCTTGAgtttctcataattttgtaCATTTATGATTGATTTACAAGAAAGggttattctttttcctctttactGATGATTCTTTTCCTTCTGAAATTTTCAGAGAAGCAACTTACATTCTAATTATTGACCATTTTTCTGGGAGaactcaatatattttttccgaACTTCGCTCTCAACCAGAAAGCCTTTTCCTTTATCTCAAGACAGTTAATGAGGTTCATACAACTGGCAACCTCAACCTCTCTTGTCTAGGAAAAGTTGAAGTTTTAGATTTTCCTAGTGCAAGTAGAGCTCAGCAGCATTCAACAGGTGTTCAAGCTTATCTGGAAACAATATCCAGCTCCCTAAGACTTCTGCACAACAATCAAGTTAACATGACTGATGAGATGACAGAGCTGTATTTTGAGGTGAAAGTTCCTGTAACTTATTAGTAATGCTCTGTCAAAAACACATCCAAGGTTTTTCCAACTGCTaatgcattttcatttttgttgtcgtttcttaaaattattgctTTTGGTGATAGCTCTGATTTGGTTTCCTGCAAGATCTTTTGTCAAAATTGCTGTGGTTGCAATCCAAACTCTGTGGGCACCACTACTTGCTCAGCATATGCATGGGTGGATATTGGAAGAATAGTAGTAAATTGAAGTTATTCTGGGGTTTTTGTGCTTAATATTGGCGTCATTACTGAAAGTCTTATCTGGCATCTAGGTGTTACATGCGTTGTTTCATCTCTTTTGCTTAGAAATATTCTTTCAAAATGTAGGATCTGGTTGCA comes from Sesamum indicum cultivar Zhongzhi No. 13 linkage group LG10, S_indicum_v1.0, whole genome shotgun sequence and encodes:
- the LOC105172787 gene encoding vacuolar protein sorting-associated protein 8 homolog isoform X2 — protein: MLMEQSSAVDLDWLLQSHGEIISDENSPDRHYRTVDEILLNYSSSSPSPPSSPSTSYSAHQHSRLILKDDEYVSTGVRSSRNQRWPHSHSSALVESDKYSSAAGPASNNNRTKSMGRVLPQLFGTGAIRSNAKPGAALAAAAAPXRSITTPHATAIKLRRATTGVLKKSVSETTEKIAASDDSSLSPSAVASRVSENGSDAGAYLESLDYSATQGNKSHEEEEVKLEQFLMGNTNVDSPKTDAGGGYSAGDRVQENFDKVAEDATNCKTLSEAADVNGKSRVDEDDECKMPTSESQKASPIENEKDLALDKVNLNEQVFYPLLDKNIEEYPEVYPADESGKNDKKVGPTTILIDNDHKEDLTGGEETSDFGNVVAETGDGDAASTLSVVADMLGDLALTPEKKVDHTNLQQNSHPSLKPLELAEEIEKKQAFTGLHYEEGAAAQPMRLEGVPRGSTVLGYFDADPNNAITQTISSQAFRREHGSPQVVAVHLNYIAIGMSRGSIFVQPSKYTAHQVDIMDGKMMSLGLQGDRTHVPVTSMCFNQQGDLLFAGYGDGHYTVWDVQKASALKVITEHKAPVVHMLYLGQDTQVTRQFNVVSGDSKGVVKLIRFSVVPWLNRISYTKSMKLLDETTSRVVCASPLLYGEGHAGAMISSQSSSALTTTSISSMMGTMVDEGVVIFITHQSALVAKVSPTVEVYAHIPRPDGVREGAMPYATWRCMSQSLGSSSENALVETSDKVSLLAVAWDREVQVAKLLKSELKVLEKWTLEYAAIGLAWLGDEMLAVLTLTAQLYLFAKDGSLIQQMSFSFDGFRGDDLISYHIYFTNAFGNPEKAYHNSVAVRGSTIYVLGPDHLVVSRLLSWKERIEVLRKAGDWMGALNMAMTLYDGASPGVIDLPKNLDDIQRIVMPYLVELLQSYVSEVFSYISVARNNQNGELDQSDENKEQYTRVGGVAIEFCVHIRRTDILFDDILSKFDDAHHKETFLELLEPYILKDMLGSLPPAIMQALVEHYSKRGWLQRIEQCVLHMDILSLDFNQVVRLCREHRLHCALIYLFNKGLDDFRTPLEELLVVLRNSIRENATCLGYRVLVYLKYCFKGLAFPPGRGNLSPARLPSLKKELLHFLLEDSSAPNSWAVTILPPNRAYANLLHLLELDTEATLEVLKCAFTDVELPKSTHSFQESTNFNVESAESQKLVQKVVDILSDILDASYFRAGSPICSNDIDLVELWPSKKDVGHMFDFIAYYIAHEQAKVPRDILSQILEYLTSEINLSDTVSGTTIEVFKRRERQLLSLLQVVPETDWDAPYLLYLSEKAQFHQVCGHIHAIRHQYVAALDSYMKATHEPIYAFSFIHDMLRRLSNGEFDAFESAVISRIPDLFKLSREATYILIIDHFSGRTQYIFSELRSQPESLFLYLKTVNEVHTTGNLNLSCLGKVEVLDFPSASRAQQHSTGVQAYLETISSSLRLLHNNQVNMTDEMTELYFELLCRYDRDSVLKFLETSESYRVEHCLHLCQEYGIVDAASFLLERVGDVGSALLLILSDVNDKFVMLDAEIEKTFSDTVVNNLNAVLKIKVVAEILDVVHACIGLCQRNSPRLKPEESEYLWFQLLDS